One window of the Streptomyces sp. NBC_00259 genome contains the following:
- the folP gene encoding dihydropteroate synthase, with product MHDGTLRLGRREFGAHEPVIMAIVNRTPDSFYDQGATFRDEPALARVEQAVSEGAAIIDIGGVKAGPGEEVTAEEEARRTVGFVAEVRRRFPDVVISVDTWRHDVGAAVCEAGADLLNDAWGGVDPKLAEVAARYGVGLVCTHAGGAEPRTRPHRIAYDDVMADILRVTTGLAERAAELGVRRDGILIDPGHDFGKSTRHSLEATRRLGEMVDTGWPVLVSLSNKDFVGETLDRPVKERVIGTLATTAVSAWLGAQVYRVHEVAETRQVLDMVASIAGHRPPAVARRGLA from the coding sequence ATGCACGACGGGACTCTGCGGCTGGGGCGACGCGAATTCGGCGCGCACGAGCCGGTGATCATGGCGATCGTGAACCGGACCCCGGACTCCTTCTACGACCAGGGCGCCACGTTCCGTGACGAGCCGGCTCTCGCCCGTGTCGAGCAGGCGGTGTCAGAGGGGGCCGCCATCATCGACATCGGTGGCGTGAAGGCCGGTCCCGGTGAGGAGGTGACGGCCGAGGAGGAGGCGCGTCGTACGGTCGGATTCGTCGCCGAGGTGCGCAGGCGCTTCCCGGACGTGGTGATCAGCGTGGACACCTGGCGGCACGACGTGGGCGCGGCGGTCTGCGAGGCGGGCGCCGATCTGCTCAACGACGCCTGGGGCGGGGTCGACCCGAAGCTGGCCGAGGTGGCGGCACGCTATGGCGTGGGCCTCGTCTGTACGCACGCCGGCGGGGCGGAGCCGAGGACGCGGCCGCACCGGATCGCGTACGACGACGTGATGGCGGACATCCTGCGGGTGACGACCGGACTGGCGGAGCGGGCGGCGGAGCTCGGCGTGCGCAGGGACGGGATCCTCATCGACCCCGGCCATGACTTCGGGAAGAGCACCCGGCACTCGCTGGAGGCGACCCGGCGGCTCGGCGAGATGGTGGACACGGGCTGGCCGGTGCTGGTGTCGCTGTCGAACAAGGACTTCGTGGGCGAGACGCTCGACCGCCCGGTGAAGGAGCGGGTGATCGGCACCCTCGCGACGACCGCGGTGTCGGCGTGGCTCGGTGCCCAGGTCTACCGGGTGCACGAGGTCGCGGAGACCCGCCAGGTGCTGGACATGGTGGCGTCGATCGCCGGGCACCGGCCCCCGGCGGTCGCCCGCCGGGGACTGGCCTGA
- a CDS encoding DUF6113 family protein — protein sequence MSQSGALTARPSKPGRIAAYVGFAVLGLVVGAAGSLVQAAWFPAGLLLALLGAAGLFYGGLRTTGTQLGVVAPAAGWIVSVLLLSAGRPEGDGVFAGGLGEIVFLLGGTVLAVMCATISRLPQPGAPSA from the coding sequence ATGAGCCAGTCCGGAGCCTTGACAGCGAGGCCGTCGAAGCCGGGACGCATCGCCGCGTACGTCGGATTCGCCGTCCTCGGCCTGGTCGTCGGAGCCGCGGGATCGCTCGTCCAAGCCGCCTGGTTCCCGGCCGGGTTGCTGCTCGCGCTGCTCGGTGCGGCCGGACTCTTCTACGGTGGACTGCGCACGACCGGCACCCAGCTGGGCGTCGTCGCCCCCGCCGCGGGCTGGATCGTCTCGGTGCTGCTCCTCAGCGCGGGACGGCCGGAAGGCGACGGCGTCTTCGCCGGCGGCCTCGGTGAGATCGTCTTCCTGCTCGGGGGAACGGTGCTGGCTGTGATGTGCGCCACGATTTCGCGATTGCCGCAACCCGGCGCGCCCTCAGCCTGA
- a CDS encoding S9 family peptidase yields the protein MTLKQQPSFPRQYARTQRFTLGAPRAFTVSPDGSRVVFLRSPSGTERSHRLWVLDLEGEVRERLAADPEALLGGAAEELSAQERARRERSREGSGGIVGYAVDREAELAAFALSGRLFTAELRAGTARELPAAGPVIDPRPSPDGRLVAYAAGGALRVTGADGEGDRALAEPEDEHTTYGMAEFIAAEEMGRSRGFWWSPDSDRLLVARVDGAAVRRWWIADPAHPDREPARIGYPAAGSANAEVRLLLVGLDGARTEVVWDRERYPYLARVHWSTAGAPLLLVQTRDQRTVLHLAVDTESGATRTVHVDEDPAWIELLDGVPAWAPDGRLVRIADEGGARVLAVGDRPLTGPQLHVRAVLDIGGSDVLVSASAGEDAAEPEIGEIHVYRVNELGVERVSEGAGVHSAVRSGAVTVLASARPGVVSGTAVQVLREGKPLATIASYAEEPVITARVQLVEGGARRIPCAVLLPSDFQESDGPLPVLLDPYAGPHGQRVVAAHHPHLTSQWLADQGFAVLVADGRGSPGRSPGWEKAIKDDLPVTLDDQIEALHALAGRFPLDLGRVGIRGWSYGGYLAALAVLRRPDVFHAAVAGAPVTDWRLYDTHYTERYLGSPEEQPEVYAANSLVTEDGLTDPAEPVRPLMIVHGMADDNVVVAHSLRLSSALLAAGRPHELLPLTGVTHMTPQEQVAENHLLLQVEFLKRSLGVA from the coding sequence ATGACGTTGAAGCAGCAGCCCTCCTTCCCTCGCCAGTACGCCAGGACGCAGCGCTTCACTCTGGGCGCACCGCGCGCGTTCACGGTGTCCCCGGACGGTTCCCGGGTGGTGTTCCTGAGGTCCCCTTCGGGGACGGAACGATCGCACCGGCTCTGGGTACTCGACCTGGAGGGGGAGGTGCGCGAGCGGCTGGCCGCCGATCCGGAGGCGCTGCTCGGCGGCGCGGCCGAGGAGTTGTCGGCGCAGGAGCGGGCGCGGCGCGAGCGCAGCCGTGAGGGATCCGGGGGCATCGTCGGGTACGCCGTGGACCGCGAGGCGGAGTTGGCGGCCTTCGCGCTGTCCGGACGGCTGTTCACGGCGGAGCTGCGGGCCGGGACGGCGCGTGAACTGCCCGCCGCCGGGCCGGTGATCGATCCGCGGCCGTCGCCTGACGGGCGTCTCGTCGCGTATGCGGCGGGCGGCGCGCTGCGGGTGACCGGTGCGGACGGCGAGGGCGACCGGGCGCTGGCCGAGCCGGAGGACGAGCACACGACGTACGGCATGGCGGAGTTCATCGCGGCCGAGGAGATGGGGCGATCGCGCGGTTTCTGGTGGTCCCCCGACTCGGACCGGCTGCTGGTGGCGCGGGTGGACGGGGCTGCCGTACGGCGCTGGTGGATCGCGGACCCGGCGCATCCGGACCGGGAGCCGGCGCGGATCGGGTATCCGGCGGCCGGGTCGGCGAACGCGGAGGTGCGGCTCCTGCTGGTGGGGCTGGACGGGGCGCGCACCGAGGTCGTCTGGGACCGGGAGCGGTACCCGTATCTGGCCCGGGTGCACTGGTCGACGGCCGGGGCCCCGCTGCTGCTCGTCCAGACGCGGGACCAGCGCACGGTGCTTCATCTCGCCGTGGACACGGAGAGCGGTGCCACGCGCACGGTGCATGTCGACGAGGACCCGGCCTGGATCGAGCTGCTGGACGGGGTGCCCGCGTGGGCCCCGGACGGGCGGCTGGTGCGGATCGCCGACGAGGGCGGGGCGCGGGTGCTGGCCGTGGGCGACCGGCCGCTCACGGGGCCGCAGTTGCACGTGCGGGCGGTGCTGGACATCGGCGGGTCGGACGTTCTGGTCTCGGCGTCGGCCGGCGAGGACGCGGCCGAGCCGGAGATCGGCGAGATCCATGTGTACCGGGTGAACGAGCTGGGGGTCGAGCGGGTCTCCGAGGGTGCGGGGGTGCATTCCGCGGTGCGCTCGGGGGCGGTGACGGTGCTCGCGTCCGCGCGGCCGGGCGTGGTGAGCGGCACGGCGGTTCAGGTGCTGCGGGAGGGGAAGCCGCTCGCCACCATCGCCTCGTATGCGGAGGAACCGGTGATCACCGCCCGCGTACAGCTCGTCGAAGGGGGCGCACGGCGGATCCCGTGCGCCGTGCTGCTCCCGTCCGACTTTCAGGAGTCGGACGGTCCGCTTCCCGTGCTGCTGGATCCCTATGCGGGACCGCACGGACAGCGCGTGGTCGCCGCGCACCATCCGCATCTCACCTCCCAGTGGCTCGCCGACCAGGGTTTCGCGGTGCTCGTCGCGGACGGGCGCGGCTCTCCCGGCCGCTCCCCCGGCTGGGAGAAGGCGATCAAGGATGATCTGCCGGTCACCCTCGACGACCAGATCGAGGCGCTGCACGCGCTGGCCGGCCGGTTCCCGCTGGATCTCGGCCGGGTGGGCATCCGCGGCTGGTCGTACGGCGGCTATCTGGCCGCGCTCGCGGTGCTCCGCCGGCCCGATGTGTTCCACGCGGCCGTCGCGGGCGCCCCGGTCACCGACTGGCGGCTGTACGACACCCACTACACCGAGCGCTATCTCGGCAGCCCCGAGGAGCAGCCCGAGGTCTACGCGGCGAACTCCCTGGTCACGGAGGACGGACTGACCGATCCGGCAGAGCCCGTCAGGCCGTTGATGATCGTCCACGGCATGGCCGACGACAATGTGGTGGTGGCACACAGCCTTCGGCTCTCATCGGCACTGCTCGCGGCGGGCCGCCCCCATGAGCTGCTGCCCCTCACGGGCGTGACACATATGACGCCCCAGGAACAGGTCGCGGAGAACCACCTGCTGCTCCAGGTGGAGTTCCTGAAGAGGTCGCTCGGGGTCGCCTAG
- the dapC gene encoding succinyldiaminopimelate transaminase: MSAVSSRLPVFPWDKLEPYKATAAAHPDGIVDLSVGTPVDPVPALIQQALVAAADSPGYPTVWGTAALRDALVSWCERRLGAVSFAHTNVLPVMGSKELVAWLPTQLGLGAGDKVAYPRLAYPTYEVGARLCGATPVVYDDPVTDLDPAGLKLLWLNSPSNPTGRVLGKDELIRIVSWAREHGVLVFSDECYLELGWEAEPVSVLHPDVCGGTYDGLVSVHSLSKRSNLAGYRAAFIAGDAAVLGELLQVRKHGGMMTPAPVQAATVAALGDDAHVTEQRARYAARRDALREALLKHGFRIEHSEASLYLWATRDEPCWGTVGHLAELGILVAPGDFYGEAGERFVRVAFTATDERVEAAVKRLG, encoded by the coding sequence GTGTCCGCCGTATCGTCCCGTCTCCCCGTCTTCCCCTGGGACAAGCTGGAGCCGTACAAAGCGACCGCCGCGGCCCACCCGGACGGCATCGTCGACCTGTCCGTCGGCACGCCCGTCGACCCGGTCCCGGCCCTGATCCAGCAGGCGCTCGTCGCGGCCGCGGACTCGCCGGGCTATCCGACGGTGTGGGGGACGGCCGCGCTGCGGGACGCGCTGGTGTCGTGGTGCGAGCGCCGGCTCGGCGCGGTGTCGTTCGCCCACACCAATGTGCTGCCGGTGATGGGGTCCAAGGAACTGGTGGCCTGGCTGCCGACCCAGCTCGGCCTGGGGGCCGGTGACAAGGTCGCCTACCCCCGGCTGGCCTATCCGACGTACGAGGTCGGCGCGCGGCTCTGCGGAGCGACGCCGGTCGTCTACGACGACCCGGTCACCGACCTCGACCCCGCCGGGCTGAAGCTGCTCTGGCTGAACTCGCCGTCCAACCCCACCGGCCGGGTCCTCGGCAAGGACGAGCTGATCCGGATCGTCTCCTGGGCGCGCGAGCACGGTGTGCTGGTCTTCAGCGACGAGTGCTACCTGGAGCTGGGCTGGGAGGCCGAGCCGGTCTCCGTGCTGCACCCGGACGTCTGCGGCGGTACGTACGACGGTCTGGTCTCCGTCCACTCGCTGTCCAAGCGCTCCAACCTGGCGGGATACCGGGCCGCCTTCATCGCGGGCGACGCGGCCGTGCTCGGCGAGCTGCTGCAGGTCCGCAAGCACGGCGGGATGATGACGCCCGCCCCGGTGCAGGCGGCCACGGTCGCGGCGCTCGGCGACGACGCGCACGTCACGGAGCAGCGGGCCCGGTACGCGGCCCGGCGCGACGCGCTGCGCGAGGCACTGCTGAAGCACGGCTTCCGGATCGAGCACAGTGAGGCGAGCCTCTATCTGTGGGCGACCCGCGACGAGCCGTGCTGGGGCACGGTCGGGCACCTGGCGGAGCTGGGCATCCTGGTGGCGCCGGGCGACTTCTACGGAGAGGCGGGGGAGCGGTTCGTGCGCGTCGCCTTCACGGCGACCGACGAGCGGGTCGAGGCGGCGGTCAAGCGTCTCGGCTGA
- a CDS encoding DNA-3-methyladenine glycosylase I, giving the protein MSGGAVAGPDGRLRCPWGLSTEDYVTYHDEEWGRPVHGDDALFERLSLEAFQSGLSWITILRRREGFRQAFADFRIASVAAFTDTDKERLLGDPGIIRNRLKIEATVSNAQVLSGWPAGELDALIWSYAPDPAGRRAPRTIADVPAVTDESTALSKDLKKRGLRFVGPTTAYALMQACGLVDDHLAGCMARRATPAT; this is encoded by the coding sequence ATGAGCGGCGGTGCCGTGGCGGGGCCTGACGGGCGGCTGCGCTGCCCCTGGGGCCTGTCCACCGAGGACTACGTCACGTACCACGACGAGGAGTGGGGCCGGCCGGTCCACGGGGACGACGCGCTGTTCGAGCGGCTGTCGCTGGAGGCGTTCCAGTCCGGGCTCTCCTGGATCACGATCCTGCGCCGCCGCGAGGGCTTCCGTCAGGCGTTCGCCGACTTCAGGATCGCGTCGGTGGCGGCCTTCACCGACACCGACAAGGAGCGCCTCCTCGGCGACCCCGGCATCATCCGCAACCGCTTGAAGATCGAGGCGACCGTCTCCAACGCCCAGGTGCTCTCCGGCTGGCCGGCGGGCGAACTGGACGCGCTGATCTGGTCGTACGCGCCGGACCCGGCCGGGCGGCGGGCGCCGCGCACGATCGCGGACGTCCCGGCGGTCACGGACGAGTCCACGGCCCTCTCCAAGGACCTCAAGAAGCGCGGACTGCGGTTCGTCGGCCCCACGACGGCCTACGCGCTGATGCAGGCGTGCGGCCTGGTCGACGACCATCTGGCGGGCTGTATGGCCCGCAGGGCGACACCGGCGACCTGA
- the dapE gene encoding succinyl-diaminopimelate desuccinylase — MPETALDLTLDGPALTARLIDFPSVSGDEKPLADAIEDALRALPHLTVDRHGNNVVARTNLGRAERVVLAGHIDTVPIADNVPSRLDENGILWGCGTSDMKSGVAVQLRIAATVPEPNRDLTFVFYDNEEVAAHLNGLGHVAEAHPDWLTGDFAVLLEPSDAQVEGGCQGTLRVHLRTTGERAHSARSWMGSNAIHAAGPILARLATYEPRRPVIDGLRYHEGLNAVGIEGGVATNVIPDECTVVINYRYAPDRTMAEAEAHVREYFADCGVAEFIVDDHTGGALPGLSHPAAAAFMEAVGGSAQPKFGWTDVSRFSALGVPAVNYGPGDPLFAHKRDEHVAIDRITHCEERLRDWLTT, encoded by the coding sequence ATGCCCGAAACCGCGCTTGATCTCACCCTTGACGGCCCGGCCCTCACCGCACGCCTCATCGACTTCCCGTCGGTCAGCGGTGACGAGAAGCCCCTCGCCGACGCGATCGAGGACGCGCTGCGCGCCCTGCCCCACCTCACCGTCGACCGGCACGGCAACAACGTCGTCGCCAGGACGAACCTGGGGCGCGCCGAGCGGGTCGTCCTGGCCGGTCACATCGACACCGTGCCGATCGCGGACAACGTCCCCTCCCGGCTGGACGAGAACGGCATCCTGTGGGGCTGTGGCACCTCGGACATGAAGTCGGGCGTCGCCGTCCAGCTCCGGATCGCCGCGACCGTTCCCGAGCCCAACCGCGACCTCACCTTCGTGTTCTACGACAACGAGGAGGTCGCCGCCCACCTCAACGGTCTCGGGCATGTGGCCGAGGCCCATCCCGACTGGCTCACGGGCGATTTCGCCGTCCTCCTGGAGCCCTCGGACGCTCAGGTGGAAGGCGGCTGCCAGGGCACGCTACGGGTGCATCTGCGCACGACCGGGGAACGCGCACACTCCGCGCGCAGCTGGATGGGATCCAACGCCATTCACGCCGCCGGCCCGATCCTGGCCCGGCTCGCCACGTACGAGCCGCGGCGCCCGGTGATCGACGGACTCCGGTACCACGAGGGCCTCAACGCCGTCGGGATCGAGGGCGGTGTCGCCACCAACGTCATCCCCGACGAGTGCACCGTGGTGATCAACTACCGCTACGCACCGGACCGCACCATGGCGGAGGCGGAGGCCCATGTCCGCGAGTACTTCGCGGACTGCGGGGTCGCCGAGTTCATCGTGGACGATCACACGGGCGGGGCGCTGCCCGGGCTGTCGCACCCGGCGGCCGCGGCCTTCATGGAGGCCGTCGGCGGATCGGCACAGCCCAAGTTCGGCTGGACCGACGTCTCGCGGTTCAGCGCGCTGGGCGTTCCCGCGGTCAATTACGGCCCCGGCGACCCGCTCTTCGCCCACAAGCGGGACGAGCACGTGGCCATCGACAGGATCACCCACTGCGAGGAGCGGCTCCGCGACTGGCTCACCACGTGA
- the fdxA gene encoding ferredoxin: MTYVIAQPCVDVKDKACIEECPVDCIYEGSRSLYIHPDECVDCGACEPVCPVEAIFYEDDTPEEWKDYYKANVEFFDELGSPGGASKLGLIERDHPFIAALPPQNG, translated from the coding sequence GTGACCTACGTCATCGCGCAGCCTTGTGTCGACGTCAAGGACAAGGCGTGCATCGAGGAGTGCCCCGTCGACTGCATCTACGAGGGCTCACGGTCCTTGTACATCCACCCGGACGAATGCGTCGACTGTGGTGCTTGTGAGCCGGTCTGCCCGGTCGAGGCGATCTTCTACGAGGACGACACTCCCGAGGAGTGGAAGGACTACTACAAGGCGAACGTCGAGTTCTTCGACGAGCTCGGTTCGCCCGGTGGCGCCTCCAAGCTGGGCCTGATCGAGCGGGACCACCCCTTCATCGCCGCACTGCCGCCGCAGAACGGCTGA
- a CDS encoding GNAT family N-acetyltransferase: MEFTAGGRLEVRITPSDVGKRVSVRRRAETGSEAGKFTDAVGVLTSWDEGVLLITRRTGETVRIPESSLVAGKVVPTAPARRRGLPAASFEELARVSARSWQPVESAPLGDWVLRAASGFTRRANSVLTLGDPGIPLDEALIRVRSWYADRGLPAYVQTATGAEGTQEALCAELEEHGWEREVTAELRVGGLAALGDLDADVERVRLGRSVDESWLRRYQRSTVPGPHVLKVLSSGPSVWFATVPGESDVPAAIGRCVVDGRWAGFMAVEVDPAYRRQGLATAVMAALARRALDEGASAAWLQVETDNGGAVALYDGMGFAVHHLYHHFRYSRSS, translated from the coding sequence GTGGAATTCACTGCAGGCGGACGACTGGAGGTCCGCATCACCCCCTCTGACGTGGGAAAACGTGTCTCCGTGCGGCGGCGCGCCGAGACGGGGTCAGAAGCGGGGAAGTTCACCGACGCGGTCGGGGTTCTCACATCATGGGACGAGGGTGTGCTGCTGATCACACGCAGGACCGGGGAGACCGTCCGCATTCCGGAATCGTCGCTGGTCGCGGGCAAGGTCGTCCCCACCGCCCCGGCCCGTAGGCGAGGCCTTCCGGCAGCCTCCTTCGAGGAGCTGGCCCGGGTCTCGGCCCGGTCCTGGCAGCCGGTGGAGAGCGCTCCGCTCGGTGACTGGGTGCTGCGGGCGGCGTCCGGCTTCACGCGCCGCGCGAACTCGGTGCTGACGCTCGGGGATCCGGGGATACCGCTGGACGAGGCGCTGATACGGGTCCGGTCCTGGTACGCGGACCGTGGTCTGCCGGCCTATGTCCAGACCGCGACCGGGGCGGAGGGCACCCAGGAGGCGCTCTGCGCCGAGCTGGAGGAGCACGGCTGGGAGCGCGAGGTGACGGCGGAGCTGCGCGTCGGCGGGCTCGCGGCTCTCGGCGACCTGGACGCGGATGTGGAGCGGGTGCGGCTGGGCCGGTCGGTCGACGAGTCCTGGCTCCGGCGTTACCAGCGGTCCACTGTGCCGGGCCCACATGTGCTCAAGGTCCTGTCCAGCGGCCCTTCGGTATGGTTCGCCACCGTGCCGGGCGAGTCGGACGTTCCCGCGGCGATCGGCCGCTGTGTGGTCGACGGACGCTGGGCCGGGTTCATGGCGGTGGAGGTGGACCCTGCCTACCGCAGACAAGGACTGGCCACGGCCGTGATGGCGGCGCTCGCCCGGCGGGCGCTGGACGAGGGGGCCTCGGCGGCCTGGCTGCAGGTCGAGACGGACAACGGCGGGGCCGTGGCGCTGTACGACGGGATGGGTTTCGCGGTCCATCACCTCTACCACCATTTCCGATACTCCCGATCTTCCTGA
- a CDS encoding transglutaminase-like domain-containing protein: MHPPHPEATHWRRRFAEEARSERPDLATLCLLVGAEADPGLGEAGLDAAQIELDRLAGMLPYGMAGPHNWVAAMASLLGDRCGFHGTPGCYQRLESSLLHEVLRRRRGLPILLSVVWMEVARRAGAPVYGVALPGHFVVGFGDPENPVLADPFAGGRLLTGPDAELLVAGATGAPLDPSMLVPANPLEIVLRILNNIRAWSAARPEHTAVALWAIDLALLLPAHPARLRFDRAQLLVQRGDFLSGAAEMDAYADVVSAVEPATAAAIRRKAHAARAMLN, from the coding sequence ATGCACCCGCCACACCCCGAGGCCACGCACTGGCGGCGCCGCTTCGCCGAGGAGGCCCGCTCCGAGCGGCCCGACCTCGCGACGCTGTGCCTTCTGGTGGGCGCGGAGGCGGACCCGGGGCTGGGCGAGGCGGGACTCGACGCCGCGCAGATCGAGCTGGACCGGCTGGCGGGCATGCTGCCGTACGGGATGGCAGGACCCCACAACTGGGTGGCCGCGATGGCCTCGCTGCTCGGCGACCGCTGCGGTTTCCACGGCACCCCCGGCTGCTACCAACGGCTGGAGTCCTCCCTGCTCCACGAGGTGCTGAGGCGGCGGCGCGGCCTGCCCATCCTCCTGTCCGTCGTCTGGATGGAGGTCGCCCGCCGTGCCGGCGCCCCGGTGTACGGCGTCGCCCTCCCCGGCCATTTCGTCGTCGGGTTCGGCGACCCCGAGAACCCGGTGCTGGCCGACCCCTTCGCGGGCGGCCGGCTGCTGACCGGGCCCGACGCGGAACTCCTCGTCGCGGGCGCGACGGGCGCCCCGCTCGACCCCTCGATGCTGGTCCCGGCGAACCCGCTGGAGATCGTCCTGCGCATCCTCAACAACATCCGCGCCTGGTCCGCGGCCCGCCCGGAACACACGGCGGTCGCCCTGTGGGCCATCGACCTGGCGCTCCTCCTCCCCGCTCATCCCGCCCGTCTCCGCTTCGACCGCGCCCAGCTCCTCGTCCAGCGGGGCGACTTCCTCTCCGGGGCGGCGGAGATGGACGCGTACGCCGACGTCGTCTCGGCGGTGGAACCGGCCACGGCGGCGGCGATCAGACGGAAGGCGCACGCGGCGCGGGCGATGCTCAACTGA
- the mshB gene encoding N-acetyl-1-D-myo-inositol-2-amino-2-deoxy-alpha-D-glucopyranoside deacetylase yields the protein MTDLPARRLLLVHAHPDDESINNGATMARYAAEGARVTLVTCTLGEEGEVIPPELAHLAPDKEDGLGAHRIGELAAAMKELGVADHRFLGGPGRFRDSGMMGVPQNRRPGAFWNTPVDEAAPYLVEVIRSVRPQVLITYDPHGGYGHPDHIQAHRVAMRAADLAAEPAFRRDLGSPHTIAKIYWNRVPRSVAEAGFARLRAANVEFPGVAHIDDIPGVVDDAEITAEIDGAAYTAHKAAAMRAHATQIAVDGPFFALSNDLGQPLFTTEYYQLVRGLPGVPAGRREHDLFAGTVHGTGGTDGPAGTTTQEAV from the coding sequence ATGACGGATCTCCCAGCCCGTCGTCTGCTCCTGGTGCACGCGCACCCCGACGACGAGTCGATCAACAACGGCGCCACCATGGCCCGGTACGCCGCGGAGGGTGCCAGGGTCACCCTGGTCACCTGCACGCTCGGCGAGGAGGGCGAGGTCATCCCGCCCGAGCTCGCGCACCTGGCCCCCGACAAGGAGGACGGCCTCGGCGCGCACCGGATCGGCGAACTGGCCGCCGCGATGAAGGAACTGGGTGTCGCCGACCACCGCTTCCTCGGTGGCCCGGGACGCTTCCGCGACTCCGGGATGATGGGCGTTCCCCAGAACCGCCGGCCGGGCGCGTTCTGGAACACGCCCGTGGACGAGGCCGCCCCGTATCTCGTCGAGGTGATCCGCAGCGTCCGGCCGCAGGTGCTGATCACCTATGACCCGCATGGGGGTTATGGGCATCCCGACCACATCCAGGCGCACCGCGTCGCCATGCGCGCGGCCGACCTCGCCGCCGAGCCCGCCTTCCGGCGCGATCTCGGCTCGCCGCACACCATCGCCAAGATCTACTGGAACCGGGTGCCGCGCTCGGTCGCCGAAGCGGGCTTCGCCCGGCTGCGCGCCGCGAACGTCGAGTTCCCCGGCGTCGCGCACATCGACGACATTCCCGGCGTAGTGGACGACGCGGAGATCACCGCCGAGATCGACGGCGCCGCGTACACCGCGCACAAGGCCGCGGCGATGCGCGCACACGCCACGCAGATCGCGGTCGACGGGCCGTTCTTCGCGCTCTCCAACGATCTCGGCCAGCCGCTGTTCACCACCGAGTACTACCAGTTGGTGCGCGGACTCCCCGGCGTGCCGGCCGGCCGGCGCGAGCACGACCTGTTCGCAGGTACGGTCCACGGTACGGGCGGCACGGACGGTCCGGCCGGTACGACGACGCAGGAGGCAGTGTGA
- a CDS encoding ATP-binding protein: MSLPLTRRIARVALLVAAGAAPVVGAAGSANAVDLPTQDLGNGGLTQLDGDVAGSAVDGAAREVVGTANEAGGKVVGTAFPAAATTLGGVARTGLPTAQETTGEAAADAAGLLGGTMTTTAAHGLPAAEGLTGGGIPDAGALLPAGELPTGGLPTGDLPTGTLPVQDLLA, encoded by the coding sequence ATGTCCCTCCCCCTGACCCGTCGGATCGCCCGTGTCGCGCTGCTCGTCGCAGCCGGCGCAGCTCCCGTGGTCGGTGCGGCCGGCTCCGCGAACGCCGTGGACCTCCCCACCCAGGACCTGGGCAACGGCGGCCTGACCCAGCTCGACGGCGACGTGGCCGGCTCCGCCGTAGACGGAGCCGCGCGCGAGGTCGTCGGCACGGCGAACGAGGCCGGTGGCAAGGTGGTCGGCACGGCGTTCCCTGCCGCCGCCACGACCCTGGGCGGCGTGGCCAGGACGGGCCTGCCCACCGCGCAGGAGACGACGGGGGAGGCCGCGGCGGACGCCGCCGGCCTCCTGGGTGGGACCATGACCACCACGGCCGCCCACGGCCTGCCCGCGGCCGAGGGGCTGACCGGCGGCGGCATCCCGGACGCGGGCGCCCTGCTGCCCGCCGGGGAACTTCCCACCGGCGGACTGCCCACCGGCGATCTGCCCACGGGCACTCTCCCGGTGCAGGATCTGCTCGCCTGA
- a CDS encoding TIGR00730 family Rossman fold protein, whose protein sequence is MGNPDEARRPEEQRLGPVLRRREQIQPGTTDQRLLDTEGDSEWVHTDPWRVMRIQSEFVEGFGALAELPSAISVFGSARTAPGTSEYEAGIRIGRALVEAGFAVITGGGPGAMEAANRGARDAKGISVGLGIELPFEQGLNPHVDIGVNFRYFFVRKTMFVKYAQGFVVMPGGFGTLDELFEALTLVQTRKVTRFPIVLFGSAYWSGLVDWLRDTVVAQGKASERDLLLFHVTDDVDEAVALVTKETGPPAPVAYEGFEA, encoded by the coding sequence ATGGGCAACCCCGACGAAGCACGGCGGCCGGAGGAACAGCGGCTGGGTCCGGTGCTGCGCCGCAGAGAGCAGATCCAGCCCGGCACCACGGACCAGCGCCTGCTGGACACCGAAGGCGACTCCGAATGGGTGCACACCGATCCCTGGCGGGTCATGCGCATCCAGTCGGAGTTCGTCGAGGGCTTCGGCGCACTCGCCGAACTGCCCAGTGCCATCAGCGTCTTCGGCTCCGCGCGGACCGCGCCCGGCACATCCGAGTACGAGGCGGGAATCCGTATCGGCAGGGCCCTCGTCGAGGCCGGCTTCGCCGTGATCACCGGGGGCGGGCCGGGGGCGATGGAGGCCGCCAACAGGGGCGCACGGGACGCCAAGGGCATCTCCGTCGGGCTCGGGATCGAGCTGCCCTTCGAGCAGGGGCTCAACCCGCACGTCGACATCGGCGTGAACTTCCGGTACTTCTTCGTCCGCAAGACGATGTTCGTCAAGTACGCGCAGGGCTTCGTCGTCATGCCCGGCGGGTTCGGCACCCTGGACGAGCTCTTCGAGGCCCTCACCCTCGTCCAGACCCGCAAGGTGACCCGCTTCCCGATCGTGCTCTTCGGCTCGGCGTACTGGTCCGGCCTGGTCGACTGGCTGCGCGACACCGTGGTCGCCCAGGGCAAGGCGTCCGAGCGTGACCTGCTGCTCTTCCACGTCACGGACGACGTCGACGAGGCGGTCGCCCTGGTCACGAAGGAGACCGGGCCGCCCGCGCCGGTCGCCTACGAGGGCTTCGAGGCCTGA